The following proteins come from a genomic window of Gemmatimonadaceae bacterium:
- a CDS encoding stage II sporulation protein M — MRAPIVAQQVDIETPEQVVLSYTLAGVGARAAAAIIDFLAISALIISFFLSMSLLAKLRPTGPHPTPEESSTWVLAIAFLIMFSLEWGYYVLFEALWDGQTPGKRLLHIRVVQDGGYSVSFGASAVRNIARIIDGQPGFLYGVGVIAAVFNRSGKRLGDMMAGTFVVQERIERAPVVPDVTVESSTSVPVMAALSAGEYDVLERFLSRSASLAPERLHVLAENLALSLAPHLPHETAPVLDRLRRLYASERDARARGLAPRGAKGAARERHALVARSSVRWSGFATRLRDAQRRGLRHMSEAEVSDFVAQYREIATDLARLTTASKGAPSDAVFYLSRLVAGGHNLLYRQRAITARAAVRFVTVNVPCEVRRSWGYIAIAALALFGPMAITYQAVVNDPLLSESLLPPGMIDRANEGVARAKKGDRTYVEIKSFMRPLEASQIISNNIQVTYTVFIFGITFGLGTLLMLVTNGVSIGAALGLYQSKGILVQIGEFVLSHSVFELSAICIAGAGGLLIARALLVPGRNTRGEALVIYGRRAIRLITVSTMLLLVAGTIEGLISPRTDISLTVKIAIASACAVVLLLYCLIGGRGMDPADEEQFAYSDARALSSR; from the coding sequence GTGCGCGCCCCCATCGTCGCCCAACAGGTCGACATCGAGACGCCCGAGCAGGTGGTCCTGTCGTATACGCTCGCCGGTGTCGGCGCGCGCGCGGCAGCGGCGATCATCGACTTTCTTGCGATCTCCGCGCTCATCATCTCGTTTTTCCTCTCGATGTCGTTGCTCGCCAAGCTCAGGCCAACAGGACCGCACCCGACGCCCGAGGAATCGAGCACGTGGGTGCTGGCCATCGCCTTCCTGATCATGTTCAGCCTGGAGTGGGGCTACTACGTCCTGTTCGAAGCGCTCTGGGACGGACAGACGCCGGGCAAGCGGCTGCTGCACATCCGCGTCGTGCAGGACGGTGGCTACTCGGTGTCGTTCGGTGCATCGGCCGTGCGCAACATTGCCCGCATCATCGACGGACAGCCCGGGTTTCTCTACGGAGTTGGCGTCATCGCGGCCGTCTTCAACCGGTCGGGCAAGCGGTTAGGCGACATGATGGCCGGCACGTTCGTCGTGCAGGAGCGCATCGAGCGGGCGCCCGTCGTGCCGGACGTAACCGTCGAGTCGAGCACGAGTGTGCCGGTGATGGCGGCGCTCAGCGCCGGCGAATACGATGTGCTCGAGCGATTTCTGTCGCGCTCCGCGTCGCTCGCGCCGGAGCGCCTGCACGTTCTGGCGGAGAACTTGGCGCTCTCACTCGCGCCCCACCTGCCGCACGAAACCGCGCCGGTGCTCGATCGGCTGCGGAGGCTATATGCCAGCGAGCGCGATGCGCGCGCGCGGGGACTCGCTCCGCGAGGAGCGAAGGGCGCCGCACGCGAACGGCACGCGCTCGTCGCGCGCTCGTCCGTCCGCTGGAGCGGTTTCGCGACGAGGCTGCGCGATGCCCAACGACGCGGCCTCCGGCACATGTCGGAAGCGGAGGTCAGCGATTTCGTTGCCCAGTACCGGGAGATCGCCACCGACCTCGCGCGTCTCACGACTGCCTCGAAGGGCGCACCATCCGATGCGGTGTTCTATCTCAGCCGCTTGGTGGCCGGTGGACACAATCTGTTGTATCGGCAGCGTGCGATCACCGCGCGTGCCGCGGTGCGGTTCGTCACGGTCAACGTTCCGTGTGAGGTGCGCCGCTCCTGGGGATACATCGCCATCGCGGCGCTGGCACTGTTCGGTCCCATGGCGATCACGTATCAGGCAGTCGTCAACGATCCGCTCCTGTCCGAATCGCTGCTGCCGCCCGGCATGATCGATCGCGCGAACGAGGGCGTCGCGCGCGCGAAAAAAGGCGACCGAACGTACGTCGAGATCAAGTCCTTCATGCGCCCGCTGGAGGCTTCGCAGATCATCTCGAACAACATTCAAGTCACGTACACCGTCTTCATCTTCGGCATCACGTTCGGACTCGGCACGCTTCTCATGCTCGTCACGAACGGCGTATCGATCGGCGCTGCACTCGGTCTGTACCAATCCAAGGGCATTCTCGTCCAAATCGGCGAGTTCGTTCTGTCCCACAGCGTGTTCGAGCTCAGTGCGATCTGCATTGCTGGTGCCGGCGGACTGCTCATCGCCCGTGCCCTCCTCGTGCCGGGGAGAAACACGCGCGGCGAAGCGTTAGTCATCTACGGAAGACGCGCCATTCGCCTGATCACGGTATCGACGATGCTGCTCCTCGTCGCTGGAACGATCGAGGGGCTGATCTCGCCGCGCACCGACATTTCGCTCACGGTCAAGATCGCTATCGCGTCGGCCTGCGCCGTTGTCCTGCTCCTCTACTGCTTGATCGGAGGACGCGGTATGGATCCCGCCGACGAGGAGCAGTTCGCCTACAGCGACGCGCGCGCCTTGAGCTCGAGGTAG